A stretch of the Rhinoderma darwinii isolate aRhiDar2 chromosome 3, aRhiDar2.hap1, whole genome shotgun sequence genome encodes the following:
- the LOC142748542 gene encoding E3 ubiquitin/ISG15 ligase TRIM25-like — protein sequence MASADLRDELFCSICLSIFTDPVTLRCGHNFCRVCIDQVLNTQDGSGVYSCPECREEFQERPALQRNINLHNVAERFLSTQPRQEEITGICCTYCIHAPVPAVKSCLLCEASLCDNHMKVHSKAAEHVLTEPSTSLENRKCSVHKKILEYYCPEDAACICVYCSAEEHRGHRVEKLQEASIKRKKKLRNVLQKLNTKKEKTEERVQNLEERRRKAQNKAAGEEEKVTALFIDIRRRLDILEKRVRSEISRQEEQVSLSLTDVIQKLEIEKDELSRKMRVIEELCNMTDPLTVLQGPDTGDLCDPEERGGDEDTGDLYDPEGGGDVDTDDLYGPEEGGGDEDTSDLCDPEEGEGDEDTGDLYDPEEGGGDEDTDDLYGPEEGGGDEDTGGHDGGDQGVEWFSQISHTLSNIIRGINLIYGEGPADILLDVNTAGNYILISDDLKTAASTNIIQNHPETAERFRDYNQVISGRRFSSGRHYWDVEISGSHWWRVGMCYPSIDRRGCQSYIGGNNKSWSLCGDVWYNNQCSVRYDSKMIPLPQQRPSHLAVRLWQKT from the coding sequence ATGGCATCCGCTGACCTGAGAGACGAGCTGTTCTGCTCCATCTGTCTGAGCATTTTTACAGATCCTGTAACCCTGAGATGTGGACACAACTTCTGCCGGGTCTGTATTGATCAGGTCCTGAATACACAGGACGGGTCTGGAGTTTATTCCTGTCCTGAATGTAGAGAAGAGTTTCAGGAGCGGCCTGCACTGCAGAGGAACATAAATCTACATAATGTAGCAGAACGTTTCCTGTCAACTCAGCCACGTCAGGAGGAGATCACCGGGATCTGCTGCACTTACTGTATTCACGCTCCTGTACCTGCTGTTAAATCCTGTCTGCTGTGTGAAGCTTCTCTGTGCGATAATCACATGAAAGTTCACAGCAAAGCAGCAGAACACGTCCTAACTGAACCCAGCACTTCCCTGGAGAACAGAAAATGTTCCGTCCATAAGAAGATCCTGGAATATTActgccctgaggacgctgcttgtaTCTGTGTTTATTGTTCAGCAGAAGAACATCGGGGTCATCGGGTGGAGAAGCTGCAAGAAGCATCtataaagaggaagaagaagctgagaaatgttctgcagaaacTAAACACAAAGAAAGAGAAGACTGAGGAAAGAGTCCAGAATTTGGAGGAGCGCAGgagaaaagctcaaaacaaagcagcaggagaagAAGAGAAAGTCACTGCCCTGTTTATAGACATCAGGAGACGGTTGGACATCCTGGAGAAGAGGGTCCGGAGTGAGATCTCCAGGCAGGAAGAACAGGTGTCACTGTCACTGACCGATGTGATCCAGAAGCTGGAAATAGAGAAGGACGAGCTGTCCAGGAAGATGAGGGTCATTGAGGAGCTGTGTAACATGACTGATCCACTGACTGTCCTACAGGGACCAGACACAGGTGACTTGTGTGATCctgaggagaggggaggggatgaGGACACAGGTGACTTGTATGATCCTGAGGGGGGAGGTGATGTGGACACCGATGACTTGTATGGTCCTGAGGAGGGGGGAGGGGATGAGGACACAAGTGACTTGTGTGATCCTGAGGAGGGGGAAGGGGATGAGGACACAGGTGACTTGTATGATCCAGAGGAGGGGGGAGGTGATGAGGACACCGATGACTTGTATGGTCCTGAGGAGGGGGGAGGTGATGAGGACACGGGGGGACATGATGGGGGTGATCAGGGTGTGGAGTGGTTCTCGCAAATATCACACACATTATCTAATATAATACGAGGTATAAATCTAATCTATGGGGAGGGTCCTGCAGACATATTACTGGATGTAAACACAGCTGGTAATTATATCCTTATATCAGACGACCTGAAAACTGCAGCCAGTACAAATATAATCCAGAATCATCCAGAAACAGCGGAGAGATTCCGGGATTATAATCAGGTGATAAGCGGCAGGAGATTTTCCTCAGGGCGACATTACTGGGATGTTGAGATCAGTGGATCACATTGGTGGAGGGTCGGGATGTGTTACCCCAGTATAGACAGGAGGGGGTGTCAGTCATACATTGGAGGTAATAACAAGTCCTGGAGTTTATGTGGAGATGTGTGGTATAATAATCAGTGTTCAGTGAGATATGACAGTAAAATGATCCCGTTACCtcagcaaagaccatcccaccttgccGTTCGACTCTGGCAAAaaacttag